The proteins below come from a single Halothiobacillus neapolitanus c2 genomic window:
- the aceE gene encoding pyruvate dehydrogenase (acetyl-transferring), homodimeric type, protein MTAYQDQDPQETREWLEALEAVVAVEGTDKARHLIGNLIEAARKHGIDTPYSATTPYINTIPTEKEPTYPGDRQLEQRLRALIRWNAMAMVARANKHTSVGGHIATFQSSATMYEVGFNHFFKGHDHPDGADMVFFQGHAAPGMYARAFLEGRISEEQLANFRQEAHLDGVSSYPHPWLMPTFWQFPTVSMGLGPLQAIYQARFMKYMDARGMSPMNTRKVWAFLGDGEMDEPESTGAIGLAVREKLDNLVFVINANLQRLDGPVRGNGKVVQELEGSFRGAGWNVIKVLWGPGWDVLLQKDTSGRLMQLMMETVDGEYQAYKAKNGAFVRENFFGKYPETAELVKNMTDEEIFGLTRGGHSPRKMYAAYKAATEHKGQPTVIIAKTIKGYGMGPFGEGAMTAHNQKKLDVDGLKYFRDRFGLPISDAQLENDVPFYKPEDSHELIKYLHERRSVLGGYLPSRVDRASSLPTPELSAFDMILKGTADREMSSTMLFGRILAIILRDKELGKRVVPIIPDEARTFGLEGLFRQVGIYDPAGQLYEPVDADQVSWYKQATNGQVLQEGINEAGSMSSWLAAATAYANYGEAMIPFYIYYSMFGYQRVGDLVWLGGDMRARGFIIGGTAGRTTLEGEGLQHQDGHNLVFFSAVPNCKAYDPTYGYEMAVIIRAGLQEMFTDKKDVFYYITAMNENYPHPAMPEENRDQIEQGILRGLYPFSKSKAKHKARVQLLGSGTILREVEKAAAMLEADWKVATDVWSATSFSELAREGQACVRENRLNPEAPQKVPYVTATLEPTQGPIIAATDYIHLYTEQVRSFMPRRYVTLGTDGFGRSDTREALRKFFEVDAANIVITALKALADEGTIAASVVSQAIKKYDINPTLGMPSSR, encoded by the coding sequence GTGACTGCATACCAAGATCAAGATCCGCAAGAAACCCGCGAATGGCTCGAAGCCCTTGAAGCGGTCGTTGCCGTTGAAGGCACTGACAAAGCGCGGCACCTTATCGGCAATCTGATCGAGGCGGCCCGCAAACACGGTATCGACACGCCCTACTCGGCGACTACTCCGTACATCAACACCATTCCCACTGAAAAAGAACCCACCTACCCCGGCGATCGCCAGTTGGAACAGCGCCTGCGCGCCTTGATCCGCTGGAATGCCATGGCCATGGTCGCTCGTGCGAACAAGCACACGTCCGTGGGCGGTCACATCGCCACCTTCCAATCCAGCGCCACCATGTATGAAGTGGGTTTCAACCATTTCTTCAAAGGCCACGATCACCCCGATGGGGCGGATATGGTGTTCTTCCAGGGCCACGCCGCGCCGGGCATGTATGCGCGTGCTTTCCTCGAAGGCCGCATCAGCGAAGAACAACTCGCCAATTTCCGTCAGGAAGCCCATCTCGATGGCGTGTCTTCCTATCCGCATCCCTGGTTGATGCCAACCTTTTGGCAGTTCCCGACCGTTTCGATGGGTCTGGGTCCGTTGCAAGCCATCTACCAAGCACGCTTCATGAAGTACATGGACGCCCGCGGCATGTCACCGATGAACACCCGCAAGGTCTGGGCGTTCCTCGGCGACGGCGAAATGGACGAACCGGAATCCACTGGCGCCATTGGCTTGGCCGTGCGCGAAAAGCTCGACAATCTGGTGTTCGTCATCAATGCCAACCTGCAACGCCTCGATGGCCCAGTGCGCGGCAACGGCAAAGTGGTTCAGGAACTGGAAGGCAGCTTCCGTGGCGCAGGCTGGAATGTCATCAAGGTGCTCTGGGGTCCTGGCTGGGACGTGTTGCTGCAAAAGGATACGTCCGGCAGACTCATGCAGTTGATGATGGAAACGGTCGATGGCGAATATCAGGCCTACAAGGCCAAAAACGGCGCTTTTGTTCGTGAAAACTTCTTCGGCAAATATCCTGAAACCGCCGAACTCGTCAAGAACATGACCGATGAAGAAATCTTTGGCCTGACCCGCGGCGGCCACAGTCCGCGCAAAATGTACGCGGCGTACAAGGCAGCCACCGAACACAAAGGCCAGCCGACCGTCATCATCGCCAAAACCATCAAAGGTTATGGCATGGGGCCATTCGGCGAAGGCGCGATGACGGCGCACAATCAGAAGAAGCTGGATGTCGACGGCCTCAAATACTTCCGCGACCGCTTCGGCCTGCCCATTTCCGATGCGCAACTGGAAAACGACGTTCCCTTCTACAAACCGGAAGATAGTCACGAACTAATCAAGTATCTGCACGAACGCCGCAGCGTGCTGGGTGGCTACCTGCCCAGCCGGGTGGATCGCGCGTCATCCCTGCCAACACCGGAACTGTCTGCCTTCGACATGATTCTCAAAGGCACGGCCGATCGCGAAATGTCGAGCACCATGCTGTTCGGCCGGATTCTCGCCATCATCTTGCGTGATAAAGAGCTTGGCAAACGCGTTGTCCCGATCATCCCCGATGAAGCCCGCACCTTCGGTCTGGAAGGTTTGTTCCGCCAGGTCGGCATCTACGATCCGGCCGGACAGTTGTACGAACCCGTCGATGCTGATCAAGTGTCATGGTACAAGCAGGCCACCAACGGCCAAGTTTTGCAGGAAGGCATCAACGAAGCCGGTTCCATGTCCTCCTGGCTGGCCGCCGCCACTGCCTACGCCAACTACGGCGAGGCTATGATTCCGTTCTATATCTACTACTCGATGTTCGGCTACCAGCGCGTGGGCGATCTGGTCTGGCTCGGCGGCGACATGCGCGCGCGCGGCTTCATCATCGGTGGTACCGCCGGCCGCACCACGCTGGAAGGTGAAGGCCTCCAGCATCAGGACGGTCACAACCTCGTCTTCTTTAGCGCGGTGCCCAATTGCAAGGCCTACGACCCGACCTACGGCTATGAGATGGCCGTCATCATCCGTGCTGGCCTGCAGGAGATGTTCACCGATAAAAAAGACGTGTTCTATTACATCACCGCGATGAACGAGAACTACCCGCACCCTGCCATGCCCGAAGAGAATCGGGATCAAATCGAGCAAGGCATCCTGCGTGGCTTGTATCCGTTCTCCAAATCCAAGGCGAAGCACAAAGCGCGTGTTCAACTGCTCGGTTCCGGCACCATTCTGCGTGAAGTGGAAAAAGCCGCCGCAATGCTGGAAGCAGATTGGAAAGTGGCCACCGATGTCTGGTCGGCTACGAGCTTCAGCGAATTGGCAAGAGAAGGTCAGGCCTGCGTTCGCGAGAACCGCCTGAACCCGGAAGCACCACAAAAAGTGCCCTACGTGACGGCCACATTGGAGCCCACCCAAGGCCCCATCATCGCCGCAACCGACTACATCCATCTGTATACCGAACAGGTGCGCTCATTCATGCCGCGCCGCTACGTCACGCTGGGCACAGACGGCTTTGGTCGTTCCGATACCCGCGAAGCATTGCGTAAATTCTTCGAAGTGGATGCAGCCAACATCGTGATCACGGCGCTCAAGGCACTGGCAGACGAAGGCACCATCGCCGCGTCGGTTGTCTCGCAGGCCATCAAGAAGTACGACATCAACCCGACTCTGGGTATGCCTTCTTCACGTTAA